One genomic window of Moorella glycerini includes the following:
- a CDS encoding metal ABC transporter ATP-binding protein — translation MVPVVIKIKNAVVSYREDVALRGVSLEIKAGEIIGIIGPNGAGKTTLLTLVNGLGHLLQGEVWVLGHNLARGCPADLRSRIGYVPQLPVIDPRMPVTAREVVMMGRYGRLGFFRRPGPGDWQVVDRMLELVGMTALSGRPIGHLSGGEQQRVAIARALAQEPSILLLDEPTASLDRRAQQQILQLVQRIHKERKLTTLMVTHSLAGLTGLCDRLVLMKKGRIWKTGNPEELLQDRVLEQLF, via the coding sequence ATGGTACCAGTAGTTATTAAAATTAAAAATGCAGTAGTATCCTATCGTGAAGATGTAGCGCTGCGCGGCGTGTCGCTGGAGATTAAAGCAGGGGAAATAATAGGGATCATTGGTCCCAACGGGGCCGGGAAAACGACACTGCTAACCCTGGTCAATGGCCTGGGACATTTGCTCCAGGGAGAGGTGTGGGTCCTGGGCCATAACCTGGCGCGTGGCTGCCCGGCGGACCTCCGCAGTAGAATTGGCTACGTTCCTCAGTTGCCGGTTATTGATCCCCGCATGCCGGTAACGGCCAGGGAAGTAGTCATGATGGGGCGTTACGGCCGACTGGGCTTTTTCCGCCGGCCGGGACCCGGCGATTGGCAGGTAGTAGACCGCATGCTGGAGCTGGTAGGTATGACGGCTTTGTCCGGGCGTCCCATCGGCCATCTTTCCGGCGGCGAACAGCAGCGGGTAGCCATCGCCCGCGCCCTGGCCCAGGAACCGTCAATTCTCCTGCTGGATGAACCCACCGCTTCCCTGGACCGGCGGGCGCAGCAGCAAATATTACAGCTGGTACAACGGATTCACAAGGAACGCAAGTTAACTACTTTAATGGTTACCCATTCCCTGGCGGGGTTGACTGGATTGTGCGACCGCCTGGTGCTCATGAAAAAAGGGCGTATCTGGAAAACAGGAAACCCGGAAGAGCTACTCCAGGACAGGGTGTTGGAGCAGCTATTTTAA
- a CDS encoding NAD(P)H-hydrate dehydratase, with protein sequence MLIAGTVPVTDMPLTFGRVEREGKNLRVDGYSLPCTQGTMAMVSAALATTSYLGLEPPRVLLAGDIGTGKGSRLIYQYLIEHIEELAPRVLALHYCLPIVTLMQKLYTAVEKYHPRAVLIADAGSMYAAKAAGVAPHFDIFTPDPSEIAFLADPEAVHPAYISRHLFEDAFARVPDLIKRAYANGGAAKCLLVKGAVDYIVKDGVIVDEIKEPDIPQMECIGGTGDTITGMVTAFAYAGLDPDQAASISAKANRAAGRRANPTPATSVAEIIDQLPGIFRESLCSWSGICTR encoded by the coding sequence ATGCTCATTGCCGGGACCGTCCCGGTAACCGACATGCCCCTGACCTTTGGCCGGGTGGAAAGAGAAGGGAAAAATCTGCGCGTTGACGGCTATAGCTTGCCCTGTACCCAGGGCACAATGGCCATGGTAAGCGCGGCTCTGGCCACTACCTCTTACCTTGGGCTGGAACCACCGCGGGTACTGCTGGCAGGCGATATTGGCACGGGGAAAGGAAGCAGGTTGATTTACCAGTATCTGATAGAACATATAGAGGAACTGGCGCCCAGGGTTTTAGCTCTCCATTATTGTCTGCCCATCGTTACGTTAATGCAAAAGCTCTATACCGCAGTAGAAAAATACCACCCCCGGGCGGTGCTAATTGCCGATGCCGGTTCCATGTACGCGGCCAAGGCGGCAGGTGTAGCGCCACACTTTGATATTTTCACCCCGGACCCCAGTGAAATTGCTTTCCTGGCCGACCCGGAAGCCGTCCACCCGGCTTATATCAGCCGTCATCTGTTCGAGGATGCCTTCGCCCGCGTACCCGACCTAATTAAACGCGCTTATGCTAACGGGGGTGCGGCCAAATGCCTCCTGGTTAAAGGAGCTGTCGATTATATAGTAAAAGATGGAGTTATCGTTGATGAGATTAAAGAGCCGGATATTCCCCAAATGGAGTGCATAGGCGGCACAGGCGATACCATCACCGGTATGGTCACTGCTTTTGCTTATGCCGGGCTGGATCCGGACCAGGCGGCCAGCATCAGCGCCAAAGCAAACCGGGCAGCAGGCCGGAGGGCAAACCCGACGCCTGCCACCAGTGTTGCCGAAATCATTGACCAGTTGCCCGGCATTTTCAGGGAAAGTCTCTGCAGTTGGAGCGGTATTTGCACCAGGTAA
- a CDS encoding metal ABC transporter permease, whose protein sequence is MSILSYKFMQEALLAGLLAGIGCSLIGVFVVTMHLSFIGVSLAHAAFAGALFATWLGFDPLLGATLFSLAGAAAIGPLADRGEFNLDTPIGIIFSITMGLAFLFMGLLPGPKTQALELLWGSILTVTTTDLWLLAVVTIIVTGLVVMFFKEIQAVIFHREMARAVGIPAHEIFYSILFLTGATVTASLRSIGGLLIFNLILNPAAAAYQLTYSLKGMFFLAVLFGVLSCWAGLGVSYILDVPSGAAIVLTSAVIFVLATIFSPKRKVKQWQENE, encoded by the coding sequence ATGTCTATTTTAAGCTACAAGTTTATGCAGGAGGCCTTGCTGGCCGGCCTGCTGGCCGGTATAGGCTGCTCCCTGATCGGTGTTTTTGTCGTTACTATGCACCTTTCCTTTATTGGGGTTTCCCTTGCCCATGCCGCCTTTGCCGGGGCCCTCTTTGCTACCTGGCTGGGATTTGATCCCTTGCTGGGAGCCACACTCTTCAGCCTGGCCGGGGCGGCTGCCATCGGGCCCCTGGCCGACCGGGGCGAATTTAACCTCGATACGCCCATCGGCATTATATTCTCCATCACCATGGGCCTGGCTTTCCTTTTTATGGGCCTGCTCCCAGGTCCCAAAACCCAGGCCTTAGAACTCCTGTGGGGTAGTATCCTGACGGTTACGACAACCGATCTCTGGCTCCTGGCCGTCGTGACGATCATAGTTACCGGGCTGGTAGTCATGTTTTTTAAAGAGATCCAGGCGGTTATCTTTCACCGGGAAATGGCCCGGGCGGTAGGCATACCTGCCCACGAGATCTTTTACAGTATCCTTTTTCTTACCGGCGCTACTGTAACCGCTTCCCTGCGCAGCATCGGCGGCCTGTTAATTTTTAACCTGATTTTAAATCCGGCAGCCGCTGCTTACCAGCTCACCTACAGCTTGAAAGGCATGTTTTTCCTGGCGGTGCTTTTTGGCGTCCTTTCCTGCTGGGCCGGGCTTGGTGTTTCTTATATCCTGGATGTTCCCAGCGGGGCGGCAATCGTTCTTACTTCGGCCGTTATTTTTGTCCTGGCAACAATTTTCTCCCCGAAACGCAAGGTAAAACAGTGGCAAGAAAATGAGTGA
- a CDS encoding CdaR family transcriptional regulator, producing MILTHELAQKIVDATMELVNRNVNIMNDRGYIIASGHKHRINTFHKGALDVLVTGQAVDIYPENLEKYPGALQGVNLPIVFEGKTVGVVGVYGNPDEVRVTALLVKMATELLLEREIILERFSSRQKAKEHLVLNLISRETTLNAGSLASLEEQASLLGYNLYLPRVVVTGSMEIARGSSPGYHDLVQNKIREKILSLMEKPPLAGEQDLAVILNDNLVFLKALPSGPQSMGELVSWGQDMVRLIATTYPQVRFKLAAGSIFSEPCDTFFSYHQANFALGLCPEGHFVSIYNHEVLLAYLLKNVETPENERIMESITNKLEGLAERKYNIINTIRILLECNLNLAETARSLYIHRNTLLFRLKKFKELTGLEPHRNFNDALLCKIALTFLNKKSP from the coding sequence ATGATCCTTACCCATGAACTGGCGCAAAAGATTGTGGATGCCACTATGGAGCTTGTCAACCGGAATGTCAATATCATGAACGACCGCGGCTATATCATCGCCTCAGGCCATAAGCATCGCATCAACACCTTTCATAAAGGAGCCCTGGATGTCCTGGTAACCGGCCAGGCAGTAGACATATACCCCGAAAACCTGGAAAAATACCCCGGTGCCCTCCAGGGGGTAAACCTTCCCATAGTTTTTGAAGGCAAAACTGTTGGTGTTGTCGGCGTATACGGCAACCCGGACGAGGTCCGCGTCACCGCCTTGCTGGTAAAGATGGCTACCGAACTTTTACTGGAAAGGGAGATCATCCTGGAGCGTTTCTCCTCCCGCCAGAAGGCCAAGGAGCATTTGGTACTTAATCTAATTTCGCGAGAAACAACCTTAAACGCGGGAAGCCTGGCGTCCCTGGAGGAACAGGCCAGCTTGCTGGGCTACAACCTTTACCTCCCCCGTGTCGTAGTTACAGGTAGCATGGAAATCGCCAGAGGGAGTTCTCCGGGATACCATGACCTGGTACAAAATAAAATAAGGGAGAAAATTCTCTCCCTCATGGAAAAACCTCCTCTCGCCGGTGAACAGGATCTGGCCGTTATCCTGAATGATAACCTGGTATTCCTTAAGGCCTTACCATCCGGCCCTCAGTCTATGGGGGAGCTGGTCTCCTGGGGCCAGGACATGGTGCGCCTGATAGCTACTACCTATCCTCAGGTAAGGTTTAAACTGGCTGCCGGCAGTATCTTTAGTGAACCCTGTGATACCTTCTTCTCCTATCACCAGGCCAATTTTGCTCTCGGATTATGCCCCGAGGGGCATTTTGTAAGCATCTATAATCATGAGGTATTGCTGGCCTACCTGCTAAAAAATGTTGAAACGCCGGAAAATGAAAGAATCATGGAGTCTATAACTAACAAACTGGAGGGTTTAGCCGAAAGGAAATATAACATCATAAACACCATCCGTATCCTCTTGGAATGCAATTTGAACCTGGCGGAAACCGCCCGCTCCCTTTACATCCATCGCAATACCCTTCTTTTCCGGCTCAAAAAATTTAAGGAACTCACAGGCCTTGAACCCCATCGTAATTTTAATGACGCCTTGTTATGTAAAATAGCATTAACCTTTCTCAATAAAAAAAGCCCTTAA
- the yedE gene encoding YedE family putative selenium transporter — protein MNRSFSSKNFMIIAGLVGGALAAFMTYLGNPANMGICIACFYRDITGALGLHRAAIVQYLRPEIMGIGLGAFLSALVCGEFRARGGSAPLVRFFLGAFFMIGALVFLGCPVRAVLRLAGGDLNAVAGLAGVVAGALMGIYFLKRGFNLGRWQSTYTAAGWLMPLFMLGLLLLAIARPSFIFFSKEGPGAAHALVGVSLAAGLLIGFLAQRTRMCFVGGWRDLFLVKDTYLFSGIAAFFVGALVVNAVLGKINIGFTGQPVAHTNQLWNFLGMTLAGLTATLLGGCPLRQTVLAGEGDTDAGVAIMGMLVGAAFAHNFLLASSPKGPGPYGPAAVIIGLVFAAGVGFFMRETLD, from the coding sequence ATGAACAGGTCTTTTTCCTCCAAAAACTTCATGATTATAGCAGGTTTGGTTGGCGGGGCCCTGGCAGCCTTTATGACCTACCTTGGCAATCCCGCCAATATGGGCATTTGTATCGCCTGTTTCTACCGGGACATTACCGGCGCCCTGGGTCTGCACCGGGCAGCGATAGTCCAGTATTTACGGCCGGAAATTATGGGGATCGGTTTAGGAGCCTTCCTGTCCGCCCTTGTTTGCGGTGAATTCCGGGCCCGCGGTGGCTCGGCACCCCTGGTACGGTTCTTTTTGGGCGCCTTTTTCATGATCGGTGCCCTGGTGTTTTTAGGATGCCCGGTAAGGGCTGTATTGCGCCTTGCCGGCGGTGATTTGAACGCTGTCGCCGGCTTGGCGGGGGTAGTGGCAGGTGCTTTGATGGGTATTTATTTTCTCAAGCGAGGTTTCAACCTGGGCCGCTGGCAATCTACCTATACAGCGGCCGGCTGGTTGATGCCGCTCTTCATGCTGGGGTTGCTCCTCCTTGCTATTGCCAGGCCCTCATTTATTTTCTTCAGCAAGGAAGGCCCCGGCGCTGCCCATGCCCTGGTGGGAGTTTCCCTGGCGGCAGGCTTACTTATCGGCTTTTTAGCCCAGAGAACCAGGATGTGTTTTGTCGGCGGCTGGCGCGACCTTTTCCTGGTAAAAGATACCTACCTTTTCAGCGGTATTGCGGCCTTTTTTGTGGGTGCGCTGGTGGTTAACGCTGTCCTGGGTAAAATTAATATCGGCTTTACGGGCCAGCCCGTGGCCCATACAAATCAATTGTGGAATTTTTTAGGAATGACCCTGGCCGGACTTACCGCTACCTTGCTGGGCGGCTGTCCCTTACGGCAAACTGTTCTCGCCGGTGAAGGCGATACCGACGCTGGAGTGGCCATCATGGGCATGCTGGTGGGGGCCGCCTTCGCCCATAATTTCCTTCTTGCCTCCAGCCCTAAAGGCCCCGGGCCCTACGGCCCCGCAGCCGTAATAATAGGTCTGGTTTTCGCCGCCGGCGTCGGTTTCTTTATGCGGGAGACTCTGGATTAA
- a CDS encoding ISL3 family transposase: MPDQNALFAHALGLTPPWKVTEVIFSKQKGCLDIHVDFERGASFNCPVCGKPGAKAYDTEKQVWRHLDFFQYQAFIIARVPRVECKHGCGVRRVEVPWAQGEGGFTLLFEAQLMRLAKDMPMAAVARLLNEHDTRLWRVVKHYVVAGRAKADFSGVTRIGIDETSARKGHDYITLFVDLDKGALLFATPGRAKDTIAAFVEDFIQHNGNPEAIKEVCCDLSPAFIAGLKEHLSHATIVLDRYHLMQIVNQALDEVRRQESRETDLLKKTRYQWLKNPANLTSKQKASIEALSRCHLKTGRAYRIKLAFQDLFNQPDRKSGEAHLKRWYFWATHCRLQPMIEAAKTIKRHWEGVLSWFNSRISNGLLEGTNSLLQAGKAKARGYRNKANFITISYLIAGNLDFGLPT, from the coding sequence TTGCCCGACCAAAACGCCTTATTTGCCCATGCCCTGGGTCTAACCCCTCCCTGGAAGGTTACCGAAGTTATTTTCTCAAAACAAAAAGGGTGCCTCGATATCCATGTTGATTTTGAGCGCGGTGCAAGCTTTAATTGTCCAGTCTGCGGCAAACCTGGAGCCAAAGCCTATGATACGGAGAAGCAGGTTTGGCGCCATCTGGACTTCTTTCAATATCAAGCCTTCATCATCGCCCGTGTACCCCGGGTAGAGTGTAAACACGGCTGCGGGGTCAGGCGAGTTGAGGTACCCTGGGCTCAAGGGGAGGGCGGGTTTACCCTCTTGTTTGAAGCCCAGCTCATGCGCCTGGCCAAAGATATGCCTATGGCTGCCGTAGCCAGATTATTAAACGAACACGATACCCGGCTGTGGCGGGTAGTAAAACATTACGTGGTGGCCGGCAGAGCCAAGGCCGACTTTAGTGGTGTAACCCGCATCGGTATCGATGAAACCTCCGCCCGGAAAGGACACGATTATATCACCCTGTTTGTGGATTTAGATAAGGGCGCATTACTGTTTGCCACCCCGGGCAGAGCTAAGGATACCATTGCCGCTTTTGTAGAAGATTTTATCCAGCATAACGGTAATCCAGAAGCCATTAAGGAAGTGTGCTGCGACCTTTCACCGGCATTTATTGCCGGCCTTAAGGAGCACCTTTCCCATGCCACCATAGTTTTAGACCGTTATCACCTCATGCAAATAGTCAATCAGGCCCTTGATGAAGTACGACGCCAGGAGAGCCGGGAGACAGACCTTTTAAAGAAGACCCGTTATCAATGGCTTAAGAACCCTGCCAATCTGACCAGTAAACAAAAAGCAAGCATAGAGGCCCTTAGCCGTTGCCATCTAAAAACCGGGCGAGCCTATCGCATCAAGCTGGCCTTCCAGGATCTTTTTAACCAGCCTGATCGGAAGAGTGGCGAAGCCCATCTCAAGCGGTGGTATTTCTGGGCGACCCATTGCCGCCTGCAACCGATGATTGAGGCTGCTAAAACGATTAAACGCCACTGGGAAGGAGTGCTAAGTTGGTTTAACAGCCGTATTTCTAACGGCCTCCTGGAGGGTACCAACAGTCTATTGCAAGCTGGAAAAGCAAAGGCTCGTGGCTATCGTAATAAGGCTAACTTTATTACCATCTCTTATCTTATTGCTGGTAACCTGGATTTTGGTTTACCCACTTGA
- a CDS encoding MBL fold metallo-hydrolase, which produces MIKITTIIENNQGSHKGLKAEHGLSFYIETDTGGPILFDTGQGKGFLDNAAQLNIDLRHLGAVILSHSHYDHTGGLRYLLEKVKPPRLFVSNHFFRPKYQKEGMRIEFLGNNFLPEELERQELNIIRVDEPLVEIQPGLYIITDFEATNDFEKIDEPFFIFDNDRWVKDDFKDELALVATTTRGLVIISGCAHAGIINIIQRAVKVLERREVRAVIGGMHLIGAGGDRLFKTAAALLALDVQHVGVSHCTGEAAGHYLKEVLGERVFFNTTGTTVIFD; this is translated from the coding sequence ATGATTAAGATTACTACAATTATCGAAAATAATCAGGGGAGTCATAAGGGCCTCAAAGCAGAGCACGGCCTCTCGTTTTACATTGAAACGGATACCGGGGGGCCAATCCTTTTTGATACCGGCCAGGGCAAGGGTTTTCTTGATAACGCTGCCCAACTTAATATTGATCTCCGGCATTTGGGAGCGGTGATTTTAAGTCATAGCCACTATGATCATACCGGCGGGTTACGGTACCTCCTGGAGAAGGTGAAGCCGCCCAGGTTATTCGTTTCCAATCATTTTTTCCGGCCCAAGTACCAGAAGGAAGGTATGCGTATTGAGTTTCTCGGCAACAATTTTCTCCCGGAGGAACTTGAAAGGCAGGAGCTCAATATCATCCGGGTTGACGAACCCCTTGTCGAAATACAACCCGGCTTGTATATCATTACTGATTTCGAAGCCACCAACGACTTTGAAAAGATAGATGAACCATTTTTCATTTTTGATAATGACCGGTGGGTTAAAGATGATTTTAAAGATGAACTGGCCCTGGTTGCCACAACTACCCGGGGCCTGGTAATCATCTCGGGGTGTGCCCATGCGGGCATTATAAACATTATCCAGCGCGCCGTTAAGGTACTTGAACGAAGGGAGGTAAGGGCGGTAATTGGAGGAATGCATTTGATCGGGGCTGGTGGTGACCGGCTTTTTAAGACCGCTGCCGCGCTCCTGGCCCTGGATGTACAACATGTGGGCGTCTCCCACTGCACCGGGGAGGCGGCAGGTCACTATCTTAAGGAGGTGCTGGGAGAACGGGTCTTTTTTAATACCACAGGCACAACGGTAATTTTTGATTAG
- a CDS encoding class I SAM-dependent methyltransferase, whose protein sequence is MLTHREYFNSKADIWDNLCTQEEKAKLENIIKKLNIAPGSTVLDVGCGTGILIPYLLAAVGPAGRIVALDIAEAMLERARSKGFPANVEFICTDVVSIPYPDATFDEVICNSAFPHFPHKLKALKEMARVVKPGGRVIICHTAARETINNLHRSLGGVVAGDQIPPGNEMLGMLVATGLTEIEIDEGLDYYLASGFKARYE, encoded by the coding sequence ATGCTTACCCACCGCGAGTATTTTAACAGCAAGGCTGATATTTGGGACAACCTGTGTACGCAGGAAGAAAAAGCCAAACTGGAAAATATTATTAAAAAATTAAACATTGCTCCCGGCAGCACGGTGCTAGATGTGGGTTGCGGTACGGGGATATTAATTCCCTATTTACTGGCCGCCGTGGGACCCGCCGGCCGGATAGTGGCCCTGGATATAGCCGAGGCCATGCTGGAACGGGCGCGAAGTAAAGGGTTTCCCGCTAATGTGGAGTTCATTTGCACCGACGTAGTTTCCATACCCTATCCGGATGCTACTTTCGACGAGGTCATCTGCAACTCGGCTTTCCCCCATTTTCCCCATAAACTTAAGGCCCTAAAAGAGATGGCCCGGGTGGTGAAACCGGGCGGCCGGGTTATTATCTGCCATACGGCAGCGCGGGAAACCATAAATAATTTGCATAGATCCCTGGGGGGCGTTGTGGCCGGGGACCAGATCCCGCCGGGCAACGAAATGCTGGGCATGCTGGTAGCTACCGGGCTAACGGAAATAGAGATTGACGAGGGTCTTGATTATTACCTGGCCTCTGGGTTCAAGGCGAGGTATGAGTAG
- a CDS encoding DUF3343 domain-containing protein, which yields MVLSWLKNKAVAARAGTADARGLIIFATVEEAMHAEKVLKKAGFDCKLVAPPPGMRKGCDLALEIDLVEQTAVARALTGRVSYMGIYPFKGEIELLQVEKVTWFTGHVMVKAGNMKLVFDRKTGVIVNISGGGCPDIPYLYTRLVGTHLEAAPRPRDEGRTLCALMLDRALEKALEIWKEAAST from the coding sequence ATGGTTTTAAGCTGGCTGAAAAATAAAGCCGTTGCAGCTCGGGCCGGAACTGCTGATGCCAGGGGTTTGATAATTTTCGCCACGGTGGAAGAGGCTATGCACGCCGAAAAGGTGTTGAAAAAAGCCGGCTTCGACTGCAAACTGGTAGCGCCCCCGCCCGGTATGCGCAAAGGCTGCGACCTGGCCCTGGAAATCGACCTGGTCGAGCAAACGGCAGTGGCCAGGGCCCTTACCGGCAGGGTGTCCTACATGGGTATCTATCCCTTCAAAGGTGAAATAGAACTCCTGCAGGTAGAAAAAGTAACCTGGTTTACCGGGCACGTTATGGTCAAGGCGGGCAATATGAAACTCGTTTTCGATAGAAAGACAGGCGTGATAGTTAATATTTCCGGTGGTGGCTGTCCTGATATCCCCTACCTTTACACCCGGCTGGTGGGCACCCACCTGGAGGCAGCTCCCCGGCCGAGGGACGAGGGCCGTACCTTGTGCGCCCTGATGCTCGACCGCGCCCTGGAAAAGGCTTTAGAAATTTGGAAGGAGGCAGCGTCTACGTGA
- a CDS encoding sulfurtransferase TusA family protein — translation MVEVDVRGLSCPIPVVKTKKAMEQNPGQPLKVLTDNETSRENVSRLAENRGYQVQVEKVAGGYRLVLTPGKS, via the coding sequence ATGGTGGAAGTTGATGTACGCGGGCTTTCCTGCCCCATACCGGTAGTAAAGACGAAAAAGGCTATGGAGCAAAATCCCGGCCAGCCACTGAAAGTCTTAACCGATAATGAAACCTCCAGAGAAAACGTATCCCGGCTGGCAGAAAACCGGGGTTATCAGGTCCAGGTGGAAAAGGTGGCCGGCGGCTACCGGCTAGTGTTGACCCCCGGTAAAAGCTAA